One part of the Augochlora pura isolate Apur16 chromosome 3, APUR_v2.2.1, whole genome shotgun sequence genome encodes these proteins:
- the Ask1 gene encoding apoptotic signal-regulating kinase 1 isoform X6, producing the protein MSNAKEQLGNMLSNCGDTTDVTAPSQPTIIEGISSTDSVGTHSDISGHTTISGRPKMDVACVLDLHQPEHIAQRRKALEEVRQACNLVNANMHHIQFEKLDFGETNVLDTFYNADVAVVDLSIQLQQSALFYHLGVRESFGMKENILLHNDMDSETTIRLKLSCGSYTFVSYRMVDCGSCVATNPTTTRITGEEAIDPKQHLTLRLKKLFQDVEVQSKAHMKEKFLADLRKARETYSGEELSKALNNMRKRLDDPNVLSGEVVLNVLISFREIQDYDAMVQLVDDLRTIPTHKNYINTPAIRYLYAFALNRRNKEGDRERALKVIEKALEKKENHVPDMLCLCGRIYKDKFVESRHTDEESLNNAIHWYRKGFEVQPNEYAGINLATLLVIAGNEFSKSEELQHIGMVLNNLIGKKGSLSSLKDYWDVATFFEISVLAEDYSKAIQAAECMFKLKPPNWYLKSTIGNITLIDRFRKKNEEAEVSPEEQIFSFWMDYFVEATKSEVGDSIRFPLLVLEPTKIFMPSYVNVNLGAEEKSVQIWNLCLDNMKSNCKQVHDWLFTANMIRSVSLYKRDERCLFLYVHQNSDDFQMYFPSVQCRQRFYDLILEMTRDQEGMVTDLDAYMTDERMKFEYELDDQSKRMILGKGTYGVVYAARDLNTQVRIAVKEIRERNLGDVQPLHEEIKLHSQLRHRNIVQYLGSVSENGYFKIFMEQVPGGSLSALLRSKWGPLKENESTIAYYTKQILEGLKYLHDQKIVHRDIKGDNVLVNTYSGVVKISDFGMSKRLAGLCPSTETFTGTLQYMAPEVIDKGQRGYGAPADIWSLGCTIVEMATGKPPFIELGSPQAAVFKVGYYKIHPEIPSELSDRAKSFILRCFEPNPDIRASAAELLEDPFLNEKKKASRLVAPPDFSRSISVPADRLERLGKFDKTNNNHIVSAAPIQTSQSDDSVTYSGGLTKSSPLRERSPAHLLSPISMPTATLSFNSTIGNTPSVETSESDTAGASMTRRSSSGGLLSPEVELGGQPGQKTGEEQEGFYLLKKDSQRRMTLTRVLTQDEAKICEVWMRGIHQAEGQTVLQLSHLVLLMRALRDYIAEQNHEVIVTAIRTLKEELDFDSIAINHLNQAIYLFQTAVNEVLRMHSIKPHWMFALDNLVRNAVQAAITVLSPELGANLLGQERVQSGVQGPEEGSTSGVSTVNSVKSQKTGDSVDNRYWKEYRDQMGDLKTENMKLIQELIDSQKAYQTLLQQAFEEQKVQINALTRLCENINRRTTRQESGYNSTVSGNTSNISVPVIISDASSEVAPFVDETLVEWLQNLQIDEVSIERITYEQYTLDDFLNHVTRDDIRRLNLRGGIELRIWQAISKHRR; encoded by the exons ATGTCCAACGCAAAAG AACAATTGGGCAACATGCTTTCCAATTGCGGTGATACAACTGATGTTACTG CTCCTTCGCAGCCAACAATTATAGAAGGAATCTCCAGCACAGACAGTGTTGGTACACACAGCGACATTTCTGGGCACACCACCATCTCTGGAAGACCTAAAATGGATGTGGCTTGTGTGTTGGATCTACATCAACCTGAGCATATAGCTCAGAGAAGGAAAGCTTTAGAGGAAGTCAGGCAGGCTTGCAACCTTGTTAATGCCAATATGCATCATATACAG TTTGAAAAGCTAGACTTCGGGGAGACAAATGTGTTAGACACATTTTACAATGCAGATGTAGCTGTAGTGGATTTAAGTATACAGTTGCAACAATCTGCTTTATTCTATCATCTTGGTGTCAGGGAAAGTTTTGgcatgaaagaaaatattttgctgcACAATGATATGGATTCTGAAACCACAATTAGGCTCAAG TTATCGTGTGGAAGTTACACATTTGTCTCATACCGTATGGTGGACTGTGGCTCATGTGTAGCTACAAATCCAACCACTACAAGAATCACTGGAGAGGAAGCTATAGATCCAAAGCAACATTTAACATTGAGGCTTAAGAAACTGTTTCAAGACGTTGAAGTACAATCCAA AGCACACATGAAAGAGAAGTTCCTAGCAGACTTGCGGAAAGCACGAGAAACGTATTCAGGCGAGGAGCTTTCAAAAGCGTTGAACAACATGCGCAAACGTTTGGACGACCCGAACGTTCTTTCTGGAGAAGTTGTCTTAAACGTTCTGATTTCTTTCCGAGAGATACAG GATTATGATGCAATGGTACAACTGGTCGACGACCTGAGAACTATACCTACGCACAAAAATTACATCAATACTCCCGCGATCCGGTACCTGTACGCGTTCGCACTAAATCGAAGGAATAAAGAAGGCGACAGAGAAAGAGCGTTGAAAGTGATAGAAAAGGCTTtggagaagaaagaaaatcatGTCCCAGACATGTTATGTCTTTGTGGAAGAATATACAAGGATAAATTTGTAGAAAGTAGACACACGGACGAAGAAAGTTTAAACAACGCTATCCATTGGTATAGAAAGGGTTTTGAG GTACAACCAAACGAATACGCTGGAATAAATCTCGCCACGTTGCTCGTTATAGCGGGAAACGAGTTTTCGAAGAGCGAGGAATTGCAGCATATAGGCATGGTGTTAAACAATCTCATTGGCAAGAAAGGCAGCTTGTCGAGTTTAAAAGACTATTGGGACGTAGCGACCTTCTTTGAGATCAGTGTGTTAGCCGAGGATTATTCTAAAGCTATTCAAGCAGCCGAGTGCATGTTTAAATTGAAGCCGCCAAACTG GTACCTGAAATCGACGATAGGGAACATAACGCTGATAGATAGGTTCCGTAAAAAGAATGAGGAAGCAGAGGTATCGCCAGAGGAGCAAATATTTAGTTTTTGGATGGACTACTTTGTCGAAGCGACGAAATCGGAAGTCGGCGATAGTATACGGTTTCCA CTCTTAGTGCTGGAGCCGACCAAGATCTTCATGCCAAGCTATGTGAACGTTAATCTCGGGGCAGAGGAGAAGTCTGTTCAGATCTGGAACTTGTGCTTGGACAATATGAAGAGCAATTGTAAGCAAGTCCACGATTGGCTTTTCACCGCGAACATGATACGCAGCGTAAGCCTGTATAAGCGAGATGAACGGTGCCTTTTTTTGTACGTTCACCAAAACTCCGATGACTTCCAAATGTACTTCCCCTCGGTTCAATGTAGACAGAGGTTTTATGACTTGATTCTGGAAATGACTAGAGATCAGGAAGGTATGGTTACTGATCTGGACGCCTACATGACTGATGAAAGGATGAAG TTTGAATACGAATTGGATGATCAGAGCAAACGAATGATCCTTGGTAAAGGCACCTACGGCGTCGTCTATGCAGCTCGAGACCTAAACACTCAAGTCAGAATTGCAGTGAAAGAGATACGCGAAAGGAATTTAGGGGACGTGCAGCCGTTGCACGAAGAGATTAAATTACACAGCCAGCTGAGACATAGGAATATCGTGCAGTACCTGGGATCAGTGAGTGAGAATGGCTACTTCAAAATCTTCATGGAACAAGTCCCCGGAG ggAGTTTGTCAGCCTTGTTGAGATCGAAATGGGGCCCGCTAAAGGAAAATGAGTCCACGATTGCTTATTATACCAAACAAATTTTGGAAGGCCTCAAATATCTCCACgatcaaaaaattgttcatcgAGATATCAaag GCGACAATGTTCTGGTGAATACGTACAGTGGCGTAGTCAAGATTTCCGATTTCGGTATGTCGAAACGATTGGCCGGTTTATGTCCCAGCACAGAGACATTCACTGGAACCCTTCAGTATATGGCACCGGAAGTGATCGACAAGGGACAACGAGGATACGGTGCACCT GCTGATATTTGGTCTCTGGGTTGCACCATAGTAGAAATGGCTACTGGTAAACCACCATTCATCGAACTGGGTTCTCCTCAAGCTGCCGTCTTTAAG GTTggatattacaaaatacatCCGGAAATTCCCTCTGAACTATCCGACAGAGCCAAAAGCTTTATTCTGCGTTGCTTCGAACCGAATCCTGATATAAGAGCATCCGCAGCCGAATTATTGGAGGATCCATTTTTAAATGA GAAAAAGAAAGCCAGTCGACTGGTGGCTCCACCAGATTTTAGTCGTAGCATCTCTGTACCTGCCGACAGACTCGAACGCTTAGGAAAATTCGACAAAACAAACAATAATCATATTGTTTCCGCGGCACCTATACAAACCTCGCAATCGGACGACAG TGTTACATACAGTGGAGGGCTGACAAAGTCTAGCCCACTGAGGGAGCGCAGTCCAGCACACCTTCTGTCTCCCATCAGCATGCCCACTGCAACCCTATCTTTTAACAG TACAATAGGCAATACACCTTCCGTAGAAACAAGCGAATCGGACACGGCGGGTGCTTCGATGACTAGAAGAAGCTCTTCCGGGGGCTTGCTATCACCCGAAGTTGAACTGGGAG gtCAGCCAGGTCAGAAAACTGGCGAAGAACAAGAAGGCTTTTACTTATTGAAAAAGGATAGTCAGAGACGAATGACGCTCACTAGAGTCCTCACGCAAGACGAGGCGAAGATTTGTGAGGTGTGGATGCGAGGTATACATCAGGCAGAGGGTCAAACTGTTCTCCAattg AGTCATCTAGTATTGCTAATGCGAGCTCTGAGGGATTACATAGCTGAACAAAACCATGAAGTAATAGTGACGGCTATTAGAACGTTGAAAGAAGAATTAGACTTCGACTCCATTGCTATCAATCACCTGAACCAAGCCATTTATCTTTTTCAAACAGCAGTAAACGAAGTCTTGCGAATGCACAGTATAAAACCTCACTGGATGTTCGCGTTGGATAATTTAGTTAGAAATGCTGTTCAGGCGGCCATCACTGTACTTTCTCCTG aacTCGGTGCTAATCTGTTGGGCCAAGAACGAGTACAGTCAGGTGTTCAAGGACCCGAGGAAGGATCCACTTCCGGTGTGTCCACAGTAAATTCCGTAAAGTCACAAAAAACCGGCGACTCCGTCGACAACAGATATTGGAAAGAGTATCGAGATCAAATGGGAGACTTGAAGACGgagaatatgaaattaatccAAGAGTTAATCGACAGTCAAAAAGCCTATCAAACTCTACTACAGCAGGCTTTCGAAGAACAAAAGGTTCAAATTAATGCTCTAACGCGGCTTTGCGAGAATATTAACAGAAGAACAACAAGGCAAGAATCAGG ATATAACTCAACGGTATCCGGAAATACATCTAATATATCAGTTCCAGTAATTATCAGTGACGCATCTTCCGAAGTAGCTCCATTTGTTGATGAAACTCTTGTAGAATGGTTGCAAAACCTACAAATCGATGAAGTGTCAATTGAAAGG ATTACATATGAACAATACACGTTAGACGACTTTTTGAATCACGTTACCCGTGACGACATCCGAAGACTTAATTTGAG gGGAGGAATCGAGCTCAGGATATGGCAAGCGATATCAAAGCACCGACGGTAG
- the Ask1 gene encoding apoptotic signal-regulating kinase 1 isoform X7, with the protein MSNAKEQLGNMLSNCGDTTDVTAPSQPTIIEGISSTDSVGTHSDISGHTTISGRPKMDVACVLDLHQPEHIAQRRKALEEVRQACNLVNANMHHIQFEKLDFGETNVLDTFYNADVAVVDLSIQLQQSALFYHLGVRESFGMKENILLHNDMDSETTIRLKLSCGSYTFVSYRMVDCGSCVATNPTTTRITGEEAIDPKQHLTLRLKKLFQDVEVQSKAHMKEKFLADLRKARETYSGEELSKALNNMRKRLDDPNVLSGEVVLNVLISFREIQDYDAMVQLVDDLRTIPTHKNYINTPAIRYLYAFALNRRNKEGDRERALKVIEKALEKKENHVPDMLCLCGRIYKDKFVESRHTDEESLNNAIHWYRKGFEVQPNEYAGINLATLLVIAGNEFSKSEELQHIGMVLNNLIGKKGSLSSLKDYWDVATFFEISVLAEDYSKAIQAAECMFKLKPPNWYLKSTIGNITLIDRFRKKNEEAEVSPEEQIFSFWMDYFVEATKSEVGDSIRFPLLVLEPTKIFMPSYVNVNLGAEEKSVQIWNLCLDNMKSNCKQVHDWLFTANMIRSVSLYKRDERCLFLYVHQNSDDFQMYFPSVQCRQRFYDLILEMTRDQEGMVTDLDAYMTDERMKFEYELDDQSKRMILGKGTYGVVYAARDLNTQVRIAVKEIRERNLGDVQPLHEEIKLHSQLRHRNIVQYLGSVSENGYFKIFMEQVPGGSLSALLRSKWGPLKENESTIAYYTKQILEGLKYLHDQKIVHRDIKGDNVLVNTYSGVVKISDFGMSKRLAGLCPSTETFTGTLQYMAPEVIDKGQRGYGAPADIWSLGCTIVEMATGKPPFIELGSPQAAVFKVGYYKIHPEIPSELSDRAKSFILRCFEPNPDIRASAAELLEDPFLNEKKKASRLVAPPDFSRSISVPADRLERLGKFDKTNNNHIVSAAPIQTSQSDDSGGLTKSSPLRERSPAHLLSPISMPTATLSFNSTIGNTPSVETSESDTAGASMTRRSSSGGLLSPEVELGGQPGQKTGEEQEGFYLLKKDSQRRMTLTRVLTQDEAKICEVWMRGIHQAEGQTVLQLSHLVLLMRALRDYIAEQNHEVIVTAIRTLKEELDFDSIAINHLNQAIYLFQTAVNEVLRMHSIKPHWMFALDNLVRNAVQAAITVLSPELGANLLGQERVQSGVQGPEEGSTSGVSTVNSVKSQKTGDSVDNRYWKEYRDQMGDLKTENMKLIQELIDSQKAYQTLLQQAFEEQKVQINALTRLCENINRRTTRQESGYNSTVSGNTSNISVPVIISDASSEVAPFVDETLVEWLQNLQIDEVSIERITYEQYTLDDFLNHVTRDDIRRLNLRGGIELRIWQAISKHRR; encoded by the exons ATGTCCAACGCAAAAG AACAATTGGGCAACATGCTTTCCAATTGCGGTGATACAACTGATGTTACTG CTCCTTCGCAGCCAACAATTATAGAAGGAATCTCCAGCACAGACAGTGTTGGTACACACAGCGACATTTCTGGGCACACCACCATCTCTGGAAGACCTAAAATGGATGTGGCTTGTGTGTTGGATCTACATCAACCTGAGCATATAGCTCAGAGAAGGAAAGCTTTAGAGGAAGTCAGGCAGGCTTGCAACCTTGTTAATGCCAATATGCATCATATACAG TTTGAAAAGCTAGACTTCGGGGAGACAAATGTGTTAGACACATTTTACAATGCAGATGTAGCTGTAGTGGATTTAAGTATACAGTTGCAACAATCTGCTTTATTCTATCATCTTGGTGTCAGGGAAAGTTTTGgcatgaaagaaaatattttgctgcACAATGATATGGATTCTGAAACCACAATTAGGCTCAAG TTATCGTGTGGAAGTTACACATTTGTCTCATACCGTATGGTGGACTGTGGCTCATGTGTAGCTACAAATCCAACCACTACAAGAATCACTGGAGAGGAAGCTATAGATCCAAAGCAACATTTAACATTGAGGCTTAAGAAACTGTTTCAAGACGTTGAAGTACAATCCAA AGCACACATGAAAGAGAAGTTCCTAGCAGACTTGCGGAAAGCACGAGAAACGTATTCAGGCGAGGAGCTTTCAAAAGCGTTGAACAACATGCGCAAACGTTTGGACGACCCGAACGTTCTTTCTGGAGAAGTTGTCTTAAACGTTCTGATTTCTTTCCGAGAGATACAG GATTATGATGCAATGGTACAACTGGTCGACGACCTGAGAACTATACCTACGCACAAAAATTACATCAATACTCCCGCGATCCGGTACCTGTACGCGTTCGCACTAAATCGAAGGAATAAAGAAGGCGACAGAGAAAGAGCGTTGAAAGTGATAGAAAAGGCTTtggagaagaaagaaaatcatGTCCCAGACATGTTATGTCTTTGTGGAAGAATATACAAGGATAAATTTGTAGAAAGTAGACACACGGACGAAGAAAGTTTAAACAACGCTATCCATTGGTATAGAAAGGGTTTTGAG GTACAACCAAACGAATACGCTGGAATAAATCTCGCCACGTTGCTCGTTATAGCGGGAAACGAGTTTTCGAAGAGCGAGGAATTGCAGCATATAGGCATGGTGTTAAACAATCTCATTGGCAAGAAAGGCAGCTTGTCGAGTTTAAAAGACTATTGGGACGTAGCGACCTTCTTTGAGATCAGTGTGTTAGCCGAGGATTATTCTAAAGCTATTCAAGCAGCCGAGTGCATGTTTAAATTGAAGCCGCCAAACTG GTACCTGAAATCGACGATAGGGAACATAACGCTGATAGATAGGTTCCGTAAAAAGAATGAGGAAGCAGAGGTATCGCCAGAGGAGCAAATATTTAGTTTTTGGATGGACTACTTTGTCGAAGCGACGAAATCGGAAGTCGGCGATAGTATACGGTTTCCA CTCTTAGTGCTGGAGCCGACCAAGATCTTCATGCCAAGCTATGTGAACGTTAATCTCGGGGCAGAGGAGAAGTCTGTTCAGATCTGGAACTTGTGCTTGGACAATATGAAGAGCAATTGTAAGCAAGTCCACGATTGGCTTTTCACCGCGAACATGATACGCAGCGTAAGCCTGTATAAGCGAGATGAACGGTGCCTTTTTTTGTACGTTCACCAAAACTCCGATGACTTCCAAATGTACTTCCCCTCGGTTCAATGTAGACAGAGGTTTTATGACTTGATTCTGGAAATGACTAGAGATCAGGAAGGTATGGTTACTGATCTGGACGCCTACATGACTGATGAAAGGATGAAG TTTGAATACGAATTGGATGATCAGAGCAAACGAATGATCCTTGGTAAAGGCACCTACGGCGTCGTCTATGCAGCTCGAGACCTAAACACTCAAGTCAGAATTGCAGTGAAAGAGATACGCGAAAGGAATTTAGGGGACGTGCAGCCGTTGCACGAAGAGATTAAATTACACAGCCAGCTGAGACATAGGAATATCGTGCAGTACCTGGGATCAGTGAGTGAGAATGGCTACTTCAAAATCTTCATGGAACAAGTCCCCGGAG ggAGTTTGTCAGCCTTGTTGAGATCGAAATGGGGCCCGCTAAAGGAAAATGAGTCCACGATTGCTTATTATACCAAACAAATTTTGGAAGGCCTCAAATATCTCCACgatcaaaaaattgttcatcgAGATATCAaag GCGACAATGTTCTGGTGAATACGTACAGTGGCGTAGTCAAGATTTCCGATTTCGGTATGTCGAAACGATTGGCCGGTTTATGTCCCAGCACAGAGACATTCACTGGAACCCTTCAGTATATGGCACCGGAAGTGATCGACAAGGGACAACGAGGATACGGTGCACCT GCTGATATTTGGTCTCTGGGTTGCACCATAGTAGAAATGGCTACTGGTAAACCACCATTCATCGAACTGGGTTCTCCTCAAGCTGCCGTCTTTAAG GTTggatattacaaaatacatCCGGAAATTCCCTCTGAACTATCCGACAGAGCCAAAAGCTTTATTCTGCGTTGCTTCGAACCGAATCCTGATATAAGAGCATCCGCAGCCGAATTATTGGAGGATCCATTTTTAAATGA GAAAAAGAAAGCCAGTCGACTGGTGGCTCCACCAGATTTTAGTCGTAGCATCTCTGTACCTGCCGACAGACTCGAACGCTTAGGAAAATTCGACAAAACAAACAATAATCATATTGTTTCCGCGGCACCTATACAAACCTCGCAATCGGACGACAG TGGAGGGCTGACAAAGTCTAGCCCACTGAGGGAGCGCAGTCCAGCACACCTTCTGTCTCCCATCAGCATGCCCACTGCAACCCTATCTTTTAACAG TACAATAGGCAATACACCTTCCGTAGAAACAAGCGAATCGGACACGGCGGGTGCTTCGATGACTAGAAGAAGCTCTTCCGGGGGCTTGCTATCACCCGAAGTTGAACTGGGAG gtCAGCCAGGTCAGAAAACTGGCGAAGAACAAGAAGGCTTTTACTTATTGAAAAAGGATAGTCAGAGACGAATGACGCTCACTAGAGTCCTCACGCAAGACGAGGCGAAGATTTGTGAGGTGTGGATGCGAGGTATACATCAGGCAGAGGGTCAAACTGTTCTCCAattg AGTCATCTAGTATTGCTAATGCGAGCTCTGAGGGATTACATAGCTGAACAAAACCATGAAGTAATAGTGACGGCTATTAGAACGTTGAAAGAAGAATTAGACTTCGACTCCATTGCTATCAATCACCTGAACCAAGCCATTTATCTTTTTCAAACAGCAGTAAACGAAGTCTTGCGAATGCACAGTATAAAACCTCACTGGATGTTCGCGTTGGATAATTTAGTTAGAAATGCTGTTCAGGCGGCCATCACTGTACTTTCTCCTG aacTCGGTGCTAATCTGTTGGGCCAAGAACGAGTACAGTCAGGTGTTCAAGGACCCGAGGAAGGATCCACTTCCGGTGTGTCCACAGTAAATTCCGTAAAGTCACAAAAAACCGGCGACTCCGTCGACAACAGATATTGGAAAGAGTATCGAGATCAAATGGGAGACTTGAAGACGgagaatatgaaattaatccAAGAGTTAATCGACAGTCAAAAAGCCTATCAAACTCTACTACAGCAGGCTTTCGAAGAACAAAAGGTTCAAATTAATGCTCTAACGCGGCTTTGCGAGAATATTAACAGAAGAACAACAAGGCAAGAATCAGG ATATAACTCAACGGTATCCGGAAATACATCTAATATATCAGTTCCAGTAATTATCAGTGACGCATCTTCCGAAGTAGCTCCATTTGTTGATGAAACTCTTGTAGAATGGTTGCAAAACCTACAAATCGATGAAGTGTCAATTGAAAGG ATTACATATGAACAATACACGTTAGACGACTTTTTGAATCACGTTACCCGTGACGACATCCGAAGACTTAATTTGAG gGGAGGAATCGAGCTCAGGATATGGCAAGCGATATCAAAGCACCGACGGTAG